A stretch of DNA from Candidatus Pseudomonas phytovorans:
CATCGGTCTGGATGAAGTCTTCGTAGTTGTTCAGGCCCAACTGGTTGCGGCCGGTGGCACTGATGATGCCCATGGTCACGGTCTGGCCGACGCCGAACGGGTTGCCGATGGCCAGCGACACATCGCCGATGTGGATGGTGTCGGAGCGGCCGATGGTGATCGCCGGCAGGTTCTTCAGGTCGATTTTCAGCACCGCCAGGTCGGTTTCCGGGTCGCTGCCGATCACTCGGGCCAAGGTTTCACGGCCATCTTTCAGGGCCACGACGATCTGGTCGGCACCGCTGGTGACATGGTTGTTGGTCAGCAGATAGCCTTCGGGGCTCATGATTACCGCCGAGCCCAGGCTCGACTCCCAACGGCGCTGCTTGGGCAGGTTGTCGCCGAAGAAGCGGCGGAACTGCGGGTCTTCGAACAGCGGGTGGGCGCTCTTGTTCACCACCTTGGTGGTGTACAGGTTGACCACTGCAGGTGCAGCCAGCGTCACGGCGTCGGCGTACGACACCGGGCCTTGCATGATCCGTGTGGTCTGCGGTGCCTGTTGAAGGTTGACGTCCTGGCTGGGCAGGCCGACCCATTCCGGGTAGCGCTGGATAATCAGTATGGCGATCAGTACGCCGGTAAGCAGGGGCCAGCCAAAGTAACGCAACGCCTTGAACATGAACGAATCCTGGAAAGAGCGAGGGCCGGTGGCCGCGCGGTGGGGCATGAGCGCGTGATCATGCACCGGTTCCCCCAGTGCCGGCGACGGCCCATAATGGCCGGCATTATACGGGCGTTCCATTGGCGTTGTGCCCGAGAAAAGCGCAGTTTTCGAGGAGATTTTCATGGCCGTCGCTCTAAATACCCTGGTCGAGGAAGCCGAGCGTTACCTGGGCAGCGCGAAGATCCAGGATTATTGCCCCAATGGCCTGCAAGTGGAGGGCCGGCCGCAGGTCAGCCGTATCGTCAGTGGCGTTACCGCCAGCCAGGCCCTGTTGGATGCTGCTGTCGAGGCCCAGGCCGACCTGGTGCTGGTGCACCATGGCTACTTCTGGAAAGGCGAGAACCCTTGCATTACCGGTATTCGCCAGCGTCGGCTGAAGACTTTGCTGAACAACGATATCAGCCTGCTGGCGTTTCACCTGCCGCTGGATGTGCACCCGGAGGTGGGCAACAACGTGCAGCTGGCGCGGCAACTGGACATCACTGTCGAAGGGCCGCTGGACCCGGAGAACCCCAAGGTGGTCGGGCTGGTCGGTTCGCTGGTGGAGCCTGTGACCGCGCGTGATTTTGCCCGGCGCGTGCAGGAAGTGCTGGGGCGTGAGCCGTTGCTGGTGGAAGGGGACGAGATGATCCGCCGCGTTGGCTGGTGCACAGGTGGCGGGCAGGGTTACATCGACACCGCTATTGCGGCCGGAGTGGACCTGTACCTGACCGGCGAGGCGTCTGAGCAGACCTACCACAGTGCGCGCGAGAATGGCGTCAGCTTCATTGCGGCCGGGCACCATGCTACCGAGCGTTACGGGGTGCAGGCACTGGGTGATTACCTGGCGCGGCGCTTTGCCGTGGAGCACCTGTTCATCGATTGCCCGAACCCGATCTGATATCGGCGTTGCCTTCTTCGCGGGTAAACCCGCTCCCACAGTTACTGCACTGCATCAGGCTTGGCGCGATCCCTGTGGGAGCGGGTTTACCCGCGAAGAGGTCGCCCCTGCCAAGCCAAACCCGCAGTCATATCGTTAGACCTTTTCGATCTAGCCCGCCTCCTAAATAGAAGCGACCGCTGTGATAAAGTGGCTCGCTCGAACACGGCCCGCAGGCCGTCCATAAGATCGTTTTTCGTGAGTAGCCATGGTCGACAAACTGACGCACTTGAAACAGCTGGAGGCGGAAAGCATCCACATTATCCGCGAGGTGGCCGCCGAGTTCGACAACCCGGTGATGCTGTACTCGATCGGCAAGGATTCCGCCGTGATGCTGCACCTGGCGCGCAAGGCCTTCTTCCCGGGCAAGCTGCCGTTCCCGGTGATGCACGTCGACACCCAGTGGAAATTCCAGGAGATGTACAGCTTCCGCGACAAGATGGTCGAGGAAA
This window harbors:
- a CDS encoding Nif3-like dinuclear metal center hexameric protein; amino-acid sequence: MAVALNTLVEEAERYLGSAKIQDYCPNGLQVEGRPQVSRIVSGVTASQALLDAAVEAQADLVLVHHGYFWKGENPCITGIRQRRLKTLLNNDISLLAFHLPLDVHPEVGNNVQLARQLDITVEGPLDPENPKVVGLVGSLVEPVTARDFARRVQEVLGREPLLVEGDEMIRRVGWCTGGGQGYIDTAIAAGVDLYLTGEASEQTYHSARENGVSFIAAGHHATERYGVQALGDYLARRFAVEHLFIDCPNPI
- the algW gene encoding Do family serine endopeptidase AlgW, producing MFKALRYFGWPLLTGVLIAILIIQRYPEWVGLPSQDVNLQQAPQTTRIMQGPVSYADAVTLAAPAVVNLYTTKVVNKSAHPLFEDPQFRRFFGDNLPKQRRWESSLGSAVIMSPEGYLLTNNHVTSGADQIVVALKDGRETLARVIGSDPETDLAVLKIDLKNLPAITIGRSDTIHIGDVSLAIGNPFGVGQTVTMGIISATGRNQLGLNNYEDFIQTDAAINPGNSGGALVDANGNLVGINTAIFSKSGGSQGIGFAIPVKLALEVMKSIVEHGQVIRGWLGIEVQPLSQELAESFGMKDRPGIVVAGIFREGPAAKAGLQLGDVILSINGEPAGDGRKSMNQVARIKPTDKITIEVMRNGQQLKLIAEVGLRPPPAPAANPEEK